In Callospermophilus lateralis isolate mCalLat2 chromosome 4, mCalLat2.hap1, whole genome shotgun sequence, one genomic interval encodes:
- the Gdf11 gene encoding growth/differentiation factor 11 has protein sequence MVLAAPLLLGFLLLALELRPRGEAAEGPEAAAAAAAAAAAGAGGERSSRPAPSVAPEPDGCPVCVWRQHSRELRLESIKSQILSKLRLKEAPNISREVVKQLLPKAPPLQQILDLHDFQGDALQPEDFLEEDEYHATTETVISMAQETDPAVQTDGSPLCCHFHFSPKVMFTKVLKAQLWVYLRPVPRPATVYLQILRLKPLTGEGTAGGGGGGRRHIRIRSLKIELHSRSGHWQSIDFKQVLHSWFRQPQSNWGIEINAFDPSGTDLAVTSLGPGAEGLHPFMELRVLENTKRSRRNLGLDCDEHSSESRCCRYPLTVDFEAFGWDWIIAPKRYKANYCSGQCEYMFMQKYPHTHLVQQANPRGSAGPCCTPTKMSPINMLYFNDKQQIIYGKIPGMVVDRCGCS, from the exons aTGGTGCTCGCGGCCCCGCTGCTGCTGGGCTTCCTGCTCCTCGCCCTGGAGCTGCGGCCCCGGGGGGAGGCGGCCGAGGGCcccgaggcggcggcggcggcggcggcggcggcggcggccgggGCCGGGGGGGAGCGTTCCAGTCGGCCGGCCCCGTCCGTGGCGCCCGAGCCGGACGGCTGCCCCGTGTGCGTGTGGCGGCAGCATAGCCGCGAGCTGCGCCTGGAGAGCATCAAGTCGCAGATCCTAAGCAAACTGCGGCTCAAGGAGGCGCCCAACATCAGCCGAGAGGTGGTGAAGCAGCTGCTGCCCAAGGCGCCGCCGCTGCAGCAGATCCTGGACCTGCATGACTTCCAGGGCGACGCGCTGCAGCCCGAGGACTTCCTGGAGGAAGACGAGTACCACGCCACCACCGAGACCGTCATTAGCATGGCCCAGGAGA CGGATCCTGCAGTGCAGACAGATGGCAGTCCTCTCTGTTGCCATTTCCACTTCAGCCCCAAGGTGATGTTCACAAAGGTACTGAAGGCACAGCTGTGGGTGTACCTTCGGCCTGTGCCCCGCCCAGCCACAGTCTACCTGCAGATCTTGCGACTGAAACCCCTAACTGGGGAAGGGACCGCAGGGGGAGGGGGTGGAGGCCGCCGTCACATCCGTATCCGTTCACTCAAGATTGAGCTGCACTCGCGCTCCGGCCACTGGCAGAGCATCGACTTCAAGCAAGTGCTACACAGCTGGTTCCGCCAGCCACAGAGCAACTGGGGCATCGAGATCAACGCCTTTGATCCCAGTGGCACAGACCTGGCTGTCACCTCCCTGGGGCCAGGAGCTGAGGGGCTG CATCCTTTCATGGAGCTTCGAGTCCTAGAGAACACAAAACGGTCCCGGCGGAACCTAGGCCTGGATTGTGATGAGCACTCAAGCGAGTCCCGCTGCTGCCGATATCCCCTCACAGTGGACTTTGAGGCTTTTGGTTGGGACTGGATCATCGCACCTAAGCGCTACAAAGCCAACTACTGCTCCGGCCAATGCGAGTACATGTTCATGCAAAAGTATCCGCATACCCACTTGGTGCAACAGGCCAATCCAAGAGGCTCTGCTGGGCCCTGCTGCACCCCTACCAAGATGTCCCCTATCAACATGCTCTACTTCAATGACAAGCAGCAGATTATCTACGGCAAGATCCCTGGCATGGTGGTGGATCGTTGTGGCTGCTCCTAA